The window TTGGGCTATTTAGCAGTGGGGTGTGGACAATTTGTCTGCTTTGTCGCACATTCCTGATTAAGAGAGAAGCTCGTCTCAGCTTGTCTAGAGCATGCAAAAGTGACCTTCAACGTTCAAGTGAGGAGATGTGACTCTGATGAGGGCGAAGGTCAAAAGGGGAATAAAAAGACTAAGAGATCAAGAAGGAAGGTGACCACAAACAAGCCTTGAGGATCAAGGTCTTACTGAGGATTTGCTACGAAGTGTAGCACAATGCATGCAAAGTTTAAtatctgtttttttatttttgtcatgtCACTTGCATATGCAAACTTCGAGGTTGATCGAACCTATTTGTTGATGGATAATCAGAGTTGTCAAGCACTCATGCCCCATTTCACCATGCTTGCTTTTTTCAGGAGCAATGAAATGACCTGCTTTTAAGATGAAACTTTGGTTATAAATGCAACAGTCTCTGATGGAGTAGGAATTTGAGTTACCTTTACTGCTGTGAAGCATCATGTATTGTAAACTAATTCATTTTAAGATGACTCTAACACTTTGAGCAGACGTAGGTCTTCCCTGTGAATAATTCAGGATTTGCTTTTATGATGGTCTAAAATCATTCTTGTATTTGAATCAGAAATGGACTAATTTCATTCTGAAGGATGTCACTTTGGAGCTGGATCAATTGACTATTAACAAGAATATAGGGGACAATGATTTTTGTGGGGAGAAAGTCCGTGTaacttttgtcaaattcaaGATGGAATCCATACCAGAGCATCGACCCTTCCTTCTATCAAGGGATTTTGTTTTTGCAAAGCCCCTGGACAAGAGCGATACACAGTTTCAGGTTAGTCCTTTTCAAGTACATTCAAGATTAAATTAAGATGTTAGTATTGTGCTCTGTTTAGAAATGTCATATTTCACCTCCCATCTGTTTGCTGATTGTGCTTTTGCATCtgctttttcttcattgatttaCTTTTTGATGATAATTGAACGGCCATACAGTGGCTCCAATTTTTTCGATCATCAGTGAAATCTTTCTGATAGTTGAGCGCTGAAAAATACAGCGGTCTTCATGTTAAGATCACTTGATTATGATATGTTCGCCAGGAATCTTGTTTCAGTGTGAAGTGTGGCAGCTTCCATGAAGGCCTACAAATGTCTGCACGACTATCTTCGCAGATGCATGCCACCCACTGACAAGCATAAGCATGTGCACGTGCAAAACCATGTCCTTGCGTGTGCGAACACACACCAACGCCTCtctcagaaattgttctttcCCGAATTTGACAAAATTCTGGTTACTTTATATTTCGAATTGCTATTCCGTCCATGCAACGTCTCAAATTTGAGGGGCTGGAACAAGGAAGGCTTGTATTACTATAGAGGAGGCATTTAGTTTGTACTGTTTCCATCGGTAAGAAATAGATGCAGACTCTTCTGCTGCTATTCTTTTGCAGAGTCTTGCAGCAATCTCAGTTAATTACCTTCGTTTGATGCATAAAACGTTTAGTTGAGTGTCATTTGTACTCCTTCTTGGTATTAATCTTCTATTTCGAAAAGCAGGGTTTTGTATATCGAGTGAAGAAGAGTTCCATCGTTTTAGCAAAGTTTGGAGATGAATTTCACTCCCAGCATCATTCAAGCAGCAGATACAACATCAGCTTTTCTTTCAATAGAGTTTGCTTGAAGAGAGCTCATCAAGCAGTTGAAGCTGCCACCGATCCTTCATTCCACAACTTCCTTTTCCCTGAATGTCCAGTCAGACGTGATTCGTTTGCCTTGCcatctttctatttttcaaatggcGTGCACTTGGAGCAAAGATCCGCAATCCGTCAGATTCTAGCTCTCAAAGGTTCAGCACCATTTCTCATGGAGGGTCCTCTTTGTACCTGGGATCAAGGCCTATCAAGGGCTGGCGTAGTGGTTAGGGAAGCTGTGTGGCAAGTATACCAACGCTCTAAAGATTCTCGGATTCTTGTGGCTGCGCCTATAAATAAAACGTGCGATGCTCTGATGAGAAGCTTGAAGGACAAAATCCCAGATTCCGAAATATTTCGAGCGAATGCTGCTTTCCGTAAGATAGGTGTCGTGCCTGATGACATTCTCCCTTCATGTCTTTATAAAGAGGAAAGCGAGTGTTTCGCTTGCCCTCAACTCCAGGAACTCCAACAATTCAAGGTAATATTCTCGACTTTTGTGAGTAGCTCCAGGCTACACAATGAAGGCATCAACGCAGGACACTTCAGTCATATTTTCCTCATCGATGCGTCGTCCACTTCTGAGCCAGAGGCGATGATTGTGCTAGCTAATTTGGCCAATGAGGATACGACTGTTGTAGTGACTGGTGCGCAAGGAAAGCGCTCAGGGTGGGTGCGATCCCCAATTGCTCAGAGGAACGGTCTCCAGATATCATTCTTCGAGAGGCTCAAAGAATTTACACCGTACAAGAACCTCGACCCTGCATTCATCGCCCGATTGGACCCTAAGCTGGAATCAGATGAAACTAACAGCTATTGAGTATCAGTTGCTCTTGGATACGAGCTCTGGTTACTTAAGAATGCTCTTGATGTGCTTTGTTTCCTCATTTCCATGTTTGAGCTGAGTTGCATGAGAAAGGGATACAAATTACGTAGGTATCGGTATGTATACAATTTGCCCCTAATAAATCAAGCAGTTGGTTTTGGATATATTCCCAAACGAGTGGTtctatattttttgaatttctaagCTCattcgaaaatgaaaaaaaggattAGACATATTATGTGTAATTTGGTTAAAAGGCAAAAGTGATGtttatgatatattttatgTATAAATTCTGGATGAGGCATTTACtacattttaaatatttgtaatgGCATGTAAGGCATTTTCGGGAACGATTTATGAGTTGATTATTGTGAAATAATTTGAGAAATGCTTTATGaaagaaattgcaaaaaagataTATGTGTTGATTTGTGAATCTCATTTATGAAATGTATTATATTGTAAAATTGTATATATTTGGTATTGTGAAAATGACTTATGCTACTGATTCTGGATTGGTTTTTTGGAAAGAATTGTTTGTGAAGGATATACGTTTTGGCTTTATTATGATCTATGAgatggattttgaatttgatttccgattttggaggatgatggTTTGATGCTCAATATCACCGTGAACACGATTAGGGGTTTCTGGGTATGTAAATTGTTTTTTAGGTATCCTTCTAGGTCGAGTCATCAACTAAGGGAATCTTAGTCGCCTTGTCAATGGGGCATTTTGTTGTGACCAAGGTTTGATATTAAACAATAAATTGGTTAATGGAATGGACTATTAACATATGATTTGATGAGATGGATCCATGTAATATTCTACTAGTATGtgatatgagattaatcaatggaataaaCCATTGATATATGAATTGATAGGATTAATTAATTGACTGCACCATTGATATATGCTTTGATATTACTACTGAAATAAGTATTCTTGATATGTATAAAGCTTtgttgaaaagataaaattcgTTTTTGATATTGTACATATGTTATACTATGGATTTGAATTAAATGACTCTCGGTATTGTTTTGCAAATATGCATAGTGGGCGTTTGATCTACTTAGAAGAGATATGTAGTACTTATTGAGCTGTGGTAGCTTAtccattcatttcaaattcttttttcaaGTTTGTAAGCCAGCAGTTAGTAGCATGAGAGTGATATCAACAAAGAATTTCAGTAGTTGAAATTTTGGGTATGAGTTGAGACAATTTAATACATGTTTGAAATGACAATTGTTAGGTTTACTTAAGTTGGAAGtgtatatattttgataatatgTTGTCGTTGATCTATGTTTGAGGATTCGTTTTTTGGATGGAAGGAGAGCTTTGTCATCCCTATTCTTATCTAAGTAGGGATGGGACACAAAGTTAGCTACTATCCTGTCACACCCCGAAAACTATAGGGATGGGAGTGACACAACCTCAAACCATATCTCAAGTCCACTTCCAAAAGTCCCCATTGATAGCGCTCTCGCTCTATTAACTGCTAATCAAAGAACATGGAAAGGTTGGCAAATAGAGAGGTGAGCAACCACAAGCTTAGTGGGTAGTTCATATTTTCTAAATAGATCGAGCAACTactatgcatatatataagTATACAGAACTATCAGAAATTCATAATTCAACTCTTTAATATACATACCAAATCATATAAGAGTTGTTTCATTTGAAGAAACTTCATACAACTCATAAAATACTCATTTAAAGCATCCTCATTATTAAATCATCAATAGTCaagtccattgattaatctttATCAAAAACCACGTCAATGGTccatccattgatcaatctcatatcAAAGCACATGTCGATGGTCCATCCATCGACTAATCTTTTACTCAATATCAAACTATGGTCATGGCACAATGGCTTATGACAAGGCAAACATAATTCCCCCTTaacaaggtctccacctacaaaacTGGTGGCTCAGTCTAGAAAGATATCCTAAACTTGATATGCATACCCATCAGCTCCTCAATGGGCTCATAACAATATTGAGCACCAAACCCACACCTTCCAATATCTAGAGATTCAATCCATAATCAATCTCATAATTCATAatgcatttcataaaccaaTCATATAACTTTTCATATTTCAGtccatcaaataaaatatacttCACAAGACATTTCTCATAATGTTTTGAAATCCATTTCATAAACCCTCGACATTTCGAAACCCTTTTATAAAAGGTTAATCAAATCATTATAGattcattgcataaatcaatTCGTAACcattacatacatatatacatacatacacttTTCGcaacatttttcttaaaaccATTCTCGAACCATTTTAGAATTTCTTTCACAAACCACATTCACAATGAAATGTCTTTCATAAAATCTTTCTCAAATCATTCACCAACATGAAATGTAGTAATTGCCTCATCCggatttttatgcaataaacatgCTTTTTCATTACTTATAATATCTTGAATCTCTACCATTTTTAAGATATGAGTTCACAAATTCATAGAAGAGATAACACCATTCACTTCGTAGACAAATTTGTAGAAGAGATAGCACCATTCTCTGACCAAACTATAAACAATACTCTTATTGTTGAACTCGCGGCCCTACCAAATAATCGagaaataatgttaaaatcaaataaaactccACCTCAACTACGAAACGACCAAATTATGCCTTATGCTAATAGAAACGACTCCTACGCATTAACAAATCACATATCCAAAACGATTATTCAAGCTGTTCGCAATGCGAAGTTTGAGTGCAAAACTTATTCACACCATAACTTTCTTCATCAAACCCTGTTCCAAACATACTTATAGTAAATAGAAAGCTCTTTATACATACTATAAGAATCCTAGCTTGACCATCctaaaatcaagccgaaaaccAACAAAATATGGGCCCAAATTTGCTGGACGCAAACTATTCATTGCGCGCAGGAAACTTCAAAATTCTATTTCGGGCAAATAGTAAGCTCAAATCACAATCCATAAAATCCTATGACCCCATAACACACgaaactatcatttctataaaaatacatggttcaacgactcaaaaattgGACTTCATCGCTCGATTTTTTCCTAGAATTCCAAATTTGAGCTCTAAACCCGGAAAATACTTTGACTGGACAAATGAGGGGTGCGATCATTTACTGGACATTACGTTACGTAGTTGAGTCGGTTTGATGAGGACTCATGAATTAAAACCGTCTTCTTTCTCCctactctttcttcttctttctcttctttcttctttctctttcctctctctcctctcttcttttccttatgcCCAAAcgtgcttctttcttttcctttttatctcctcctcctttttttcctttcttttctttccttttctctctcctctttttttccccttctttctcCCGAAAGCTCTCTCTTTTTGCTCAAGCTTCcactcttttcctcttcttttaaCTGTtcaactcttctttttcttttcttttttctgtagGCCCCACCCTTTGAAAATCAAAGTATTGCATTCTACCCTTTCATTCTCGAAATCTGCACTTACTCTGACCATCAAGCAAAATTTGCACCTTGCTTCTTCCTCGAGTTTCCAACTAGACAACCCCTTTTTTAACTGTACCCTTCACATGTACCCTTCACAAGTGGCATCTTGAATTCGCAATACCCCCATGGATTATCGGTCATGATCAAACTCAAGAGTAGCAATTTGTCATTCGAGTATATCCATAGGGGGCAACAACGTAGTACATTACTATAACCACGAGATAAGCCGTCATCAATGCCTTCGGTAAATCTTATTTCTCAATCAACACCTTTAATGTCGCCTTATTGAGCATTCCACTGCCTACAAAATGATgtccagaattttttttt of the Eucalyptus grandis isolate ANBG69807.140 chromosome 10, ASM1654582v1, whole genome shotgun sequence genome contains:
- the LOC104428812 gene encoding probable RNA helicase SDE3, with amino-acid sequence MRALFVVVPLFLAWKLLDRILGFKEEDGHHHRQRNEPEATNRSQSFDQITPESEPNLRRTAGGSSQSSHVTSPFKAVPSGSPKPSPSVSKPSTATSSDPFVSPAKPAAIPAYSNQHVSKSSRSLNKPSLPHLVHPSLSKTYLPTSSPFKATPSATKPSPSVSKSSDPFVSGTKPPPTSTHLNQNVVKLPRPSDEPSPSYVHSPSSSGTTSHTPKTRESSAKQFKPVLCTVSPVLQNQQKETVYVQKDTSPIYSIPKDIEDLIKRDIVPGVLQKPLSPSTYRDYFAALLYAEDFYMEKWTNFILKDVTLELDQLTINKNIGDNDFCGEKVRVTFVKFKMESIPEHRPFLLSRDFVFAKPLDKSDTQFQGFVYRVKKSSIVLAKFGDEFHSQHHSSSRYNISFSFNRVCLKRAHQAVEAATDPSFHNFLFPECPVRRDSFALPSFYFSNGVHLEQRSAIRQILALKGSAPFLMEGPLCTWDQGLSRAGVVVREAVWQVYQRSKDSRILVAAPINKTCDALMRSLKDKIPDSEIFRANAAFRKIGVVPDDILPSCLYKEESECFACPQLQELQQFKVIFSTFVSSSRLHNEGINAGHFSHIFLIDASSTSEPEAMIVLANLANEDTTVVVTGAQGKRSGWVRSPIAQRNGLQISFFERLKEFTPYKNLDPAFIARLDPKLESDETNSY